Genomic window (Bosea sp. (in: a-proteobacteria)):
CCTTGTGCTTGGCGCGCAGCGCCTCGATCAGCTTGCGCGCGGTCGAGGCGATCTCCCGCCTGCTCGCCTGCGGCAGCGTCGCCGCTTCGAGCAGGGGCGGGAGGCATTCGGTCTCGGGGCGGCGATAGGCGGCGGTGATCGCCTGGCGCAGCGCGCTCTGCGGCCGGATCGGCGGCGCGAAGGCTGCAAACGGCGTCGGATCGGCGGCGGAAGCGGTGACCTGGCTCATGGCTGTTCCCGGCGGGTTCGGTCGAGACGGGCCGGGGCGGCGGCCCTCTCGCGTTCTTCACCTGAACTTATCACGGAGCGCGATTCCCTGGCGTTCTGATTTTTGCTATATTGCCATCCATTCGAACTTCAGATGAGGAGATTTCAGGTGAAGCGACCCAGGGAATTGCCAGTTGAAGGCGATCTGGACGTGTTCGACCGCAAGATCCTGGAGGTGCTGAGGCAAGACGGCCGGATTTCGATCGCCGAGCTCGGCGCCCGGATCGGCCTCTCGAAGACGCCTTGCCAGATCCGTTTCCGCAGGCTGGTCGACGACGGCTATATCGAAGGCTTCCGGGCGACGCTGAATCCGGCGAAGCTGAAGCTCGATCACATCGCTTTCGCCGAGGTGAAGCTGTCCGACACCACCGAAAGGGCGCTGACGAAATTCAACGAGGAGGTCAAGAAGATCCGCGAGGTAGAGGAGTGCCACATGATTGCCGGTCGCTTCGACTATCTCCTGAAGATCCGCACGCCGGACATCAGGCGTTACCGGGCCGTGCTGGGCGAAAAGATCTCGAACCTTCCCCACGTCGCCAGCACCTCGACCAATGTCGCGATGGAAACGGTCAAGGAAACCTGGTGATGCCGCGCCGGCCTCATGGGCCACCGCCGCGAACGTTTTCGAGGGCTTGGGGAAATGTGGCGGAGACGGAGGGATTCTCCACCGTTTTTCGCCTAAGCGCCTCTCGGTCAACACATTTCTCGCGCGGAAAGCGCAACTCGTATGACAGGCCCGTGTGCCAGAATGCAGTTTCATCGCATGGACGATCGGCCGTCAAGTCGGGCCGCACCCAATCGCAAGCGGAGGCTGGACGGCTTCGGCAGAACATCATGCGCGAGAGCAGCCGCTGCGTTTTCCAGCTAAAGTCTGGTCGCGATTCGCATGCGGGAGCCGAAATGCACGGTCCGGCCATATTGGTCAGAACATTGTCGAAGGCCGATCGGCGTGATCGGTTCGGCAACTGTGCAGGGCGGTGAGAAAACCATCCAGTGAAGCGCCTGCGTTTGTGCGGGCGCGGGCGGCGTAAAAGTCGTCCACTGGATAGGCTGATCCCTTTCGGGGTCGGCGGGGATGTTCGCTGTGGAGGTCTACGCGGCGGTTCGCGATTTCGTTTTCAATCAGAAGCAGAGCCGACGGGAAGCGGCTCGCGTGTTCGGGCTGAGCCGCGAAACGATCGCCAAGATGTGCCGGTTCTCGATCCCTCCGGGCTACACGCGCACGAAGCCGGTCGAGAAGCCGAAGCTCGGTCCGCTGCTGCCGGTGATTGAGGCGATCCTGGACGGAGACCGGGCGTCTCCGGTGAAGCAGCGCCATACGGCGAAGCGGATCTTCGAGCGGCTGCGGGACGAGCACGGCTTTGCCGGCGGCTACACGGTGGTGAAGGACCATGTGCGGCTCTGCCGGGCGCGGGGCCGCGAGACCTTCGTTCCGCTGGCCCATCCGCCCGGTCACGCCCAGGTGGATTTTGGCGAGGCGCTGGCGGTGATCGGCGGCGTGCGGCAGAAGATCCACTTCTTCTGCCTGGACCTGCCACAGTCGGATGCCTGCTTCGTGAAGGCGTATCCGCGCGAGACGACGGAAGCGTTCCTGGACGGTCACGTCTCGGCTTTTGGCTTCTTCGGCGGTGTGCCGCTGTCGATCCTCTATGACAACACCCGCATTGCGGTGGCGAAGATCTGCGGCGATGGCCGGCGCGAGCGGACGCGGGCCTTCACGGAGCTGGTGAGCCACTATCTGTTCCGGGATCGGTTCGGGCGCCCGGGCAAGGGCAATGACAAGGGCAAGGTCGAGGGGCTGGTGAAGTATGCCCGCTCGAACTTCATGACGCCGATCCCTTTGGCGGCGAGCTTCGCCGAACTGAACGCGATGTTGGCCGAGCGCTGCCGCCGGCGACAGGACGAGCGGGCCGGCCGGCATGCCCAGACGATCGGAGAGCGGCTTGTTGCCGATCTCGGGGTCTTGCGCCCTTTGCCGGCAGTGCCGCTGGAGCCGTGCGAGAAGCGTGGTGCGCGGGTCTCGTCGACGGCGCTGGTCCGATATCGGTCGAACGACTACTCGGTCCCGACGGCCTATGGCTTCCAGGACGTGGTGGTGAAGGGCTTCGTCGAGGAGGTCGTGATCCTGTGCCGGGGCGAGGAGATTGCCCGCCATCCCCGCAATTACGGGACGGGCGTGTTCGTCTCCGATCCGCTGCACTATCTGGCGCTAATCGAGGAGAAGCCGAACGCCCTCGACCAGGCCGCGGCCTTGCAGGGCTGGGACCTGCCCGAGGCCTTCCAGCACCTGCGCCATCTCCTGGAAGCGCGCATGGGCAATCGCGGCAAGCGCGAGTTCATCCAGGTGCTGCGGCTGCTGGAGGCCTTGCCGCGCGAGGTCGTGAGCTTCGCCGTCGGCGAGGCGATCCGGCTGGGCGCGATCGGCTTCGATGCGGTGAAGCTGATCGCGCTGGCGCGGCTGGAACGGCGCCCGGCCCGTCTGGATCTGGCGGCCTATCCGTATCTGCCGAGGACTACGGTGAAGACGACCTCGGCGGCCGATTACGCCGTGCTCCTGCCGGGAGCCGCGGCATGACGGGCTCGGGGAAAGAGACGATGCCGGCGGGCACGACCGCTGGAACGCCGCAGGTCCTGCTGGCGCACCACCTCAAGCAACTGAAGCTGCCAACCGTCCTGCGCGAGTACGACAAGGTGGCACGGGAATGCTCCCGCGACGGCGTCGATCATCCCCGCTACCTGCTACGGTTGGTCGAGCTCGAACTGATCGACCGGGAGCGGCGCACGGTCGAGCGGCGGATCCGGGCGGCGCGCTTCCCAGCGGTGAAGAGCTTCGACACCTTCGACTTCACGGCGATCCCGAGCCTGAACAAGATGCTCGTGCTGGAGCTGGCGCGCTGCGGCTACATCCTGCGCCGGGAGAACATCATCGCGCTCGGCAACAGCGGCACCGGCAAGACCCATGTCGCCCTCGCGCTCGGGCTGGCCGCTTGCCAGAAGGGCTTCTCCGTCGCCTTCACGACGGCGGCTTCGCTGGTCAACCAGCTCCTCGAAGCCCGCGACGAGAAGCGCCTGCTCAGGCTCCAGCGCGAGTTGCAGGCGGTCAAGCTGCTGATCGTCGACGAGCTCGGCTATGTGCCGCTGTCGCCGACCGGCGCCGAGCTCCTGTTCGAGATCTTCTCGCAACGCTACGAGCGCGGCTCAACCATCGTCACCTCGAACCTGCCCTTCGAGGACTGGACGTCCGTCCTGGGATCGGAGCGCCTCACCGGCGCGCTGCTCGATCGCCTGACCCACCACGTCAGCATCCTCGCCATGAACGGCGACAGCTACCGCCTCAAACAATCGGCCGGCCGCCGGCGCGCCTCCGCCGCGGCGGGGCAAAAACAGACCACCGCCAACGAAGCCGATCCAGAAACCGGCGAGATCATCCCCTGATCAATCCCGACAGCGCGATATGGCAGGGGCCCCGATCGGGGCCCCTGCCATATCCGCCACCCTCAACGCCAGTGGCCTGCTTTTACTCCGCCACGCTGGCCTGGAATCCGACCGCCGTTGACATCTCGGACGGCGAATTTCCTAGCATGCATTCGCTACGCGATCGTTCATCGAACCCGCGCAATTCGAACGATGAAGTGCGAATTATGCGCGGGTGGATCCTCATTTCAGCTCGGTATGGCAATCCGGTAGATCGCGCCATCGCCCCAGGTCGCGGTGAGCAGGGCGGCGCCGTCCGGCGAGAGCACGAGGCCCACCGGGCTCGATAGACCGACCGTGACGATGCGCGACGAGCCTTCCATCAGGATTTC
Coding sequences:
- a CDS encoding Lrp/AsnC ligand binding domain-containing protein; protein product: MKRPRELPVEGDLDVFDRKILEVLRQDGRISIAELGARIGLSKTPCQIRFRRLVDDGYIEGFRATLNPAKLKLDHIAFAEVKLSDTTERALTKFNEEVKKIREVEECHMIAGRFDYLLKIRTPDIRRYRAVLGEKISNLPHVASTSTNVAMETVKETW
- the istA gene encoding IS21 family transposase, producing the protein MFAVEVYAAVRDFVFNQKQSRREAARVFGLSRETIAKMCRFSIPPGYTRTKPVEKPKLGPLLPVIEAILDGDRASPVKQRHTAKRIFERLRDEHGFAGGYTVVKDHVRLCRARGRETFVPLAHPPGHAQVDFGEALAVIGGVRQKIHFFCLDLPQSDACFVKAYPRETTEAFLDGHVSAFGFFGGVPLSILYDNTRIAVAKICGDGRRERTRAFTELVSHYLFRDRFGRPGKGNDKGKVEGLVKYARSNFMTPIPLAASFAELNAMLAERCRRRQDERAGRHAQTIGERLVADLGVLRPLPAVPLEPCEKRGARVSSTALVRYRSNDYSVPTAYGFQDVVVKGFVEEVVILCRGEEIARHPRNYGTGVFVSDPLHYLALIEEKPNALDQAAALQGWDLPEAFQHLRHLLEARMGNRGKREFIQVLRLLEALPREVVSFAVGEAIRLGAIGFDAVKLIALARLERRPARLDLAAYPYLPRTTVKTTSAADYAVLLPGAAA